A genomic window from Lycium barbarum isolate Lr01 chromosome 4, ASM1917538v2, whole genome shotgun sequence includes:
- the LOC132637168 gene encoding uncharacterized protein LOC132637168, with the protein MNKKASQINHLAYADDIVIFCGGKTRSIKAVIKVIQRYEKSSGLKVNGDKSFFVIAPKTANYRINRMRQATGFLEKQFPFNYLGCPIYIGCRKIEYFDGLVTKIVNRLSVYTLATMDPPKATFKLIEKHLQRFFWGSTSEKKTNTIGGLGRICAKPKRKVALGLKDYKRSATPLPPKDGGISEPINPHGLNSCILSTVLIYIQWLGKEHMDSPIVGEK; encoded by the exons ATGAACAAGAAGGCATCGCAAATCAATCATCTTGCCTATGCAGATGATATAGTTATCTTCTGTGGAGGAAAAACTAGATCCATTAAAGCTGTCATAAAAGTGATTCAGAGATATGAGAAGAGCTCTGGCCTAAAAGTTAATGGGGACAAGAGCTTTTTTGTCATAGCTCCCAAAACGGCCAACTACAGGATCAATAGAATGAGACAGGCTACTGGATTTCTGGAAAAGCAATTTCCTTTTAACTACTTAGGCTGTCCTATTTATATTGGTTGTAGGAAGATTGAATATTTTGATGGTCTTGTAACAAAGATTGTTAATAGGTTAAGtg TATACACTCTTGCTACTATGGACCCTCCAAAAGCAACTTTCAAGCTTATTGAAAAACATCTACAAAGATTTTTCTGGGGTTCAACTTCTGAAAAAAAAACAAACACCATTGGAGGTCTTGGGAGAATCTGTGCAAAACCAAAGAGGAAGGTGGCATTGGGATTAAAAGATTACAAGAGATCAGCGACACCTTTGCCACCAAAAGATGGTGGAATTTCAGAACCAATCAATCCACATGGGCTAAATTCTTGTATTTTAAGTACTGTTCTAATATACATCCAGTGGCTAGGAAAAGAACATATGGACAGTCCCATAGTTGGAGAAAAATGA